A part of Chlorocebus sabaeus isolate Y175 chromosome 4, mChlSab1.0.hap1, whole genome shotgun sequence genomic DNA contains:
- the FST gene encoding follistatin isoform X3: MVRVRHQPGGLCLLLLLLCQFMEDRSAQAGNCWLRQAKNGRCQVLYKTELSKEECCSTGRLSTSWTEEDVNDNTLFKWMIFNGGAPNCIPCKETCENVDCGPGKKCRMNKKNKPRCVCAPDCSNITWKGPVCGLDGKTYRNECALLKARCKEQPELEVQYQGRCKKTCRDVFCPGSSTCVVDQTNNAYCVTCNRICPEPTSSEQYLCGNDGVTYSSACHLRKATCLLGRSIGLAYEGKCIKAKSCEDIQCTGGKKCLWDFKVGRGRCSLCDELCPDSKSDEPVCASDNATYASECAMKEAACSSGVLLEVKHSGSCN, encoded by the exons ATGGTCCGCGTAAGGCACCAGCCGGGTGGGCTTTGCCTCCTGCTGCTACTGCTCTGCCAGTTCATGGAGGACCGCAGTGCCCAGG CTGGGAACTGCTGGCTCCGTCAAGCGAAGAACGGCCGCTGCCAGGTCCTGTACAAGACCGAACTGAGCAAGGAGGAGTGCTGCAGCACCGGCCGTCTGAGCACCTCATGGACCGAGGAGGACGTGAATGACAACACACTCTTCAAGTGGATGATTTTCAATGGGGGAGCCCCCAACTGCATCCCCTGTAAAG AAACGTGTGAGAACGTGGACTGTGGACCTGGGAAAAAATGCCGAATGAACAAGAAGAACAAACCCCGCTGCGTCTGCGCCCCGGATTGTTCCAACATCACCTGGAAGGGTCCAGTCTGCGGGCTGGACGGGAAAACCTACCGCAATGAATGTGCGCTCCTAAAGGCAAGATGTAAAGAGCAGCCAGAACTGGAAGTCCAGTACCAAGGCAGATGTAAAA AGACTTGTCGGGATGTTTTCTGTCCAGGCAGCTCCACATGTGTGGTGGACCAGACCAATAATGCCTACTGTGTGACCTGTAATCGGATTTGCCCAGAGCCCACTTCCTCTGAGCAATATCTCTGTGGGAATGATGGAGTCACCTACTCCAGTGCCTGCCACCTGAGAAAGGCTACCTGCCTGCTGGGCAGATCTATTGGATTAGCCTATGAGGGAAAGTGTATCA AAGCAAAGTCCTGTGAAGATATCCAGTGCACTGGTGGGAAAAAATGTTTATGGGATTTCAAGGTTGGGAGAGGCCGGTGTTCCCTCTGTGATGAGCTGTGCCCTGACAGTAAGTCGGATGAGCCTGTCTGTGCCAGTGACAATGCCACTTATGCCAGCGAGTGTGCCATGAAGGAAGCTGCCTGCTCCTCAGGTGTGCtgctggaagtaaagcactctggATCTTGCAACT GA
- the FST gene encoding follistatin isoform X2 codes for MVRVRHQPGGLCLLLLLLCQFMEDRSAQAGNCWLRQAKNGRCQVLYKTELSKEECCSTGRLSTSWTEEDVNDNTLFKWMIFNGGAPNCIPCKETCENVDCGPGKKCRMNKKNKPRCVCAPDCSNITWKGPVCGLDGKTYRNECALLKARCKEQPELEVQYQGRCKKTCRDVFCPGSSTCVVDQTNNAYCVTCNRICPEPTSSEQYLCGNDGVTYSSACHLRKATCLLGRSIGLAYEGKCITKSCEDIQCTGGKKCLWDFKVGRGRCSLCDELCPDSKSDEPVCASDNATYASECAMKEAACSSGVLLEVKHSGSCNSISEDTEEEEEDEDQDYSFPISSILEW; via the exons ATGGTCCGCGTAAGGCACCAGCCGGGTGGGCTTTGCCTCCTGCTGCTACTGCTCTGCCAGTTCATGGAGGACCGCAGTGCCCAGG CTGGGAACTGCTGGCTCCGTCAAGCGAAGAACGGCCGCTGCCAGGTCCTGTACAAGACCGAACTGAGCAAGGAGGAGTGCTGCAGCACCGGCCGTCTGAGCACCTCATGGACCGAGGAGGACGTGAATGACAACACACTCTTCAAGTGGATGATTTTCAATGGGGGAGCCCCCAACTGCATCCCCTGTAAAG AAACGTGTGAGAACGTGGACTGTGGACCTGGGAAAAAATGCCGAATGAACAAGAAGAACAAACCCCGCTGCGTCTGCGCCCCGGATTGTTCCAACATCACCTGGAAGGGTCCAGTCTGCGGGCTGGACGGGAAAACCTACCGCAATGAATGTGCGCTCCTAAAGGCAAGATGTAAAGAGCAGCCAGAACTGGAAGTCCAGTACCAAGGCAGATGTAAAA AGACTTGTCGGGATGTTTTCTGTCCAGGCAGCTCCACATGTGTGGTGGACCAGACCAATAATGCCTACTGTGTGACCTGTAATCGGATTTGCCCAGAGCCCACTTCCTCTGAGCAATATCTCTGTGGGAATGATGGAGTCACCTACTCCAGTGCCTGCCACCTGAGAAAGGCTACCTGCCTGCTGGGCAGATCTATTGGATTAGCCTATGAGGGAAAGTGTATCA CAAAGTCCTGTGAAGATATCCAGTGCACTGGTGGGAAAAAATGTTTATGGGATTTCAAGGTTGGGAGAGGCCGGTGTTCCCTCTGTGATGAGCTGTGCCCTGACAGTAAGTCGGATGAGCCTGTCTGTGCCAGTGACAATGCCACTTATGCCAGCGAGTGTGCCATGAAGGAAGCTGCCTGCTCCTCAGGTGTGCtgctggaagtaaagcactctggATCTTGCAACT CCATTTCGGAAGACAccgaggaagaggaggaagatgaagaccAGGACTACAGCTTTCCTATATCTTCTATTCTAGAGTGGTAA
- the FST gene encoding follistatin isoform X1 translates to MVRVRHQPGGLCLLLLLLCQFMEDRSAQAGNCWLRQAKNGRCQVLYKTELSKEECCSTGRLSTSWTEEDVNDNTLFKWMIFNGGAPNCIPCKETCENVDCGPGKKCRMNKKNKPRCVCAPDCSNITWKGPVCGLDGKTYRNECALLKARCKEQPELEVQYQGRCKKTCRDVFCPGSSTCVVDQTNNAYCVTCNRICPEPTSSEQYLCGNDGVTYSSACHLRKATCLLGRSIGLAYEGKCIKAKSCEDIQCTGGKKCLWDFKVGRGRCSLCDELCPDSKSDEPVCASDNATYASECAMKEAACSSGVLLEVKHSGSCNSISEDTEEEEEDEDQDYSFPISSILEW, encoded by the exons ATGGTCCGCGTAAGGCACCAGCCGGGTGGGCTTTGCCTCCTGCTGCTACTGCTCTGCCAGTTCATGGAGGACCGCAGTGCCCAGG CTGGGAACTGCTGGCTCCGTCAAGCGAAGAACGGCCGCTGCCAGGTCCTGTACAAGACCGAACTGAGCAAGGAGGAGTGCTGCAGCACCGGCCGTCTGAGCACCTCATGGACCGAGGAGGACGTGAATGACAACACACTCTTCAAGTGGATGATTTTCAATGGGGGAGCCCCCAACTGCATCCCCTGTAAAG AAACGTGTGAGAACGTGGACTGTGGACCTGGGAAAAAATGCCGAATGAACAAGAAGAACAAACCCCGCTGCGTCTGCGCCCCGGATTGTTCCAACATCACCTGGAAGGGTCCAGTCTGCGGGCTGGACGGGAAAACCTACCGCAATGAATGTGCGCTCCTAAAGGCAAGATGTAAAGAGCAGCCAGAACTGGAAGTCCAGTACCAAGGCAGATGTAAAA AGACTTGTCGGGATGTTTTCTGTCCAGGCAGCTCCACATGTGTGGTGGACCAGACCAATAATGCCTACTGTGTGACCTGTAATCGGATTTGCCCAGAGCCCACTTCCTCTGAGCAATATCTCTGTGGGAATGATGGAGTCACCTACTCCAGTGCCTGCCACCTGAGAAAGGCTACCTGCCTGCTGGGCAGATCTATTGGATTAGCCTATGAGGGAAAGTGTATCA AAGCAAAGTCCTGTGAAGATATCCAGTGCACTGGTGGGAAAAAATGTTTATGGGATTTCAAGGTTGGGAGAGGCCGGTGTTCCCTCTGTGATGAGCTGTGCCCTGACAGTAAGTCGGATGAGCCTGTCTGTGCCAGTGACAATGCCACTTATGCCAGCGAGTGTGCCATGAAGGAAGCTGCCTGCTCCTCAGGTGTGCtgctggaagtaaagcactctggATCTTGCAACT CCATTTCGGAAGACAccgaggaagaggaggaagatgaagaccAGGACTACAGCTTTCCTATATCTTCTATTCTAGAGTGGTAA